A region from the Chitinophaga sp. Cy-1792 genome encodes:
- a CDS encoding HAD family hydrolase — translation MSEFCSNCYNSKDTMRDKIKTIAFDADDTLWVNEPYFRETEVKFCELLSSYLPADQVTKILFETEIKNLKLYGYGIKGFMLSMIETLHHITKGNHPADLIPEIIRMGQEQLQKPVEILDGVPTVLEQLSGKYRLVVATKGDLLDQQRKLKTSGLEQYFQHVEIMSDKKANDYSKLLKQLNCAPGNFLMLGNSVKSDVLPVLELEGYASHIPFHTTWMHEVHETEPVHPHFLKLNTISEILGHLD, via the coding sequence ATGTCGGAATTTTGTAGTAATTGCTACAACAGCAAAGATACTATGAGAGATAAAATAAAAACCATCGCCTTTGATGCGGACGATACGCTCTGGGTGAACGAGCCATACTTCAGGGAAACAGAGGTAAAATTCTGTGAGCTGCTATCCTCCTACCTCCCGGCCGATCAGGTAACAAAAATCCTGTTCGAAACAGAAATTAAGAACCTCAAACTGTATGGCTATGGCATAAAGGGATTTATGCTGAGTATGATCGAAACATTACACCACATCACCAAAGGAAATCACCCGGCAGACCTGATTCCCGAAATTATCCGTATGGGCCAGGAACAGCTGCAAAAGCCCGTTGAGATCCTGGATGGCGTACCAACCGTTCTGGAACAGCTGAGTGGTAAATACCGCCTCGTAGTGGCCACCAAGGGTGATCTCCTGGACCAGCAGCGAAAGTTGAAAACATCAGGCCTGGAGCAATATTTTCAGCATGTGGAAATCATGAGCGACAAAAAAGCGAATGACTATTCCAAACTGCTGAAACAACTGAACTGTGCACCGGGCAACTTCCTGATGCTGGGCAACTCAGTAAAATCGGATGTTTTGCCGGTATTGGAGCTGGAAGGATATGCCTCACACATTCCTTTCCACACCACCTGGATGCATGAAGTTCATGAAACGGAGCCGGTACATCCACATTTCCTGAAGCTGAATACTATCAGTGAAATCCTGGGACACCTGGATTAG
- a CDS encoding Crp/Fnr family transcriptional regulator yields the protein MLRTNEFFLLFIEKLYEQQAKGGHISLKTYTPGEFLLLQQEQPRNVFILKSGITKCYISEDNGKDYIFEFLGIGQIMGELEVIRDARYLCSVEAITAVAAYVVSVQLFRELLQQEQEFKNMVISELADRLYNTCTRISSQQLYTLEHALKNLLQVQEQQQLKISKENMAAYLGVTIRSLNRALKNLQQ from the coding sequence ATGTTAAGAACAAATGAATTTTTTTTGCTGTTTATAGAGAAATTATACGAACAGCAGGCAAAAGGCGGCCATATCTCCCTGAAAACATATACGCCGGGTGAATTCCTGCTGCTGCAACAGGAGCAGCCACGAAATGTCTTTATCCTGAAAAGCGGCATTACCAAGTGCTATATCAGTGAAGATAATGGCAAAGATTATATTTTTGAATTTCTGGGTATAGGCCAGATAATGGGAGAACTGGAAGTTATCCGCGATGCCCGTTATTTATGCAGTGTAGAAGCCATTACAGCTGTTGCTGCATATGTTGTTTCCGTGCAGCTGTTCAGAGAGCTGCTGCAGCAGGAGCAGGAATTTAAAAATATGGTAATCAGTGAATTGGCGGATCGTTTGTACAATACCTGTACCCGTATATCTTCCCAACAGCTCTATACGCTGGAACATGCTCTGAAGAACCTGCTACAGGTACAGGAACAGCAGCAGCTGAAAATCTCCAAGGAAAATATGGCTGCTTACCTGGGCGTGACTATACGAAGTTTGAACCGTGCGCTGAAAAACCTGCAACAATAA
- a CDS encoding DUF4132 domain-containing protein yields MDVKGLLQDRLKPDYMKNMLATLTSVADGTTSHNLLTQHAATAGLVLLNEHPDYKITSRGYGLEEVSYGDKRYEFLLNFLGTEEWDAEEPKQLLYFIFGEALTPAVIYAWKQLRYSSYQRGYYRRSFRAPSNRELYFPNQVNFLMKAVPQCSIQDYHGLSKICCYDLSMEEQVLKSHMMGGQNMVRIWSAAMDLGDDSLFQTMEDIIFNKSTEGKVTTQILHALLISNEERCWQLVEKLLLAAQRQEGLRQTIVEALDECSLGAMKYMMNVIIKEKLFRFSSVVRALDVWAGLGWMAEKESTVKTFFEKGFQYLTKPETIVDGVAEINNGDVWMALWAQGILDVQETLPYLQRLLDKGTSEKKCLALRFAGETKHFMLNMPLFEAALDSNDMAVLGSAVMGILHLLNSHKAHYNQYYPQLFDKLRAILDRIDTKEKNFEGKVFSWLPITYSRKYVLQCMANMIDGRQDRLDIMMSYFDEMDIEVREQLTRVVLPIHSDYNWKEKKKKENAEVTAFQRDYAYRILKDRGEFNVNVAFRVFGDMQLEVAEMEPFVDILKRKSASNRSRSIDLILNQQDEKVATVNEQLLQGDAEQRLAGLDIALQLRKKERLANKVNGWVAAFQERKSISQKEEILLEQLTTGDILSISPENGFGIFNPAVLTSTPLPEIDPENYFEQRSKVHPHGLSVSPEVLHKALESLHELFQANGKFEYEAEQYDGSKQTFLLANHFTSGRYNHTFESVEEQFNSYPLAAVWNEWYQQSGLSPVDLFLIGISSTEQGIVNSTWTAVKELLPGRNVMMPKALLNKYAYPYMNPVVKVINVLAIRYPFAEKNDYLLGLGTRLYHSLTPEILNYQNKREYWSSAYHGDGWQTLPTLNLPLENLSIGSLTVAQAKVAWQLFRWRQYNGLPQNIVPSKPPLSIFCHAYEQGIISDDEMYDGIITVENIRLLSDKRKKSRHNHKKNEGIIERFAFLEPMYNRIRETFLDAELKRGDSATPVTVYVQAMFYIPGMNRFFQLLAGLGKSNLNRGYIYSYADTLMSKVQLFSTLLKRCFPAESDTQAIFDAGMKTLQAPEQRLIEASVYAPQWQKFVSSSLQWKGLDAAIWWMHAHTKTSGYQEQNAEAESEIARYSAVDLQDFKDGAVDKDWFIKAYKEIGKARWAIVYDAAKYISDGNAHRRARLYADVITGDLKIKEVSAKVKDKRDQDYLRIYGLIPLAKANPAKDVLARYAYLQQFHKETKQWGAQKQASENLAYRIAMENLARNAGYADPQRLSWAMETKQVQDILAANTQVKYDDTLIGLVIDEEGMADVVAFKGDKKLASIPPKYKKDTKVLELQEYRKVLREQFRRSKKALEDAMVKADAFLGEELKNLFGHPVITKHLEKLVFITDHGAGFYSQGKLTDPAGKEYALQDKDEVRIAHCSDLHQLGQWSDYQHYCFKHQLQQPFKQVFRELYLPLEEELKEVTISRRYAGHQVQPAQTVALLKGRGWKVDYEEGLQKVFHKNGFVAKIYAQANWFTPAEVESPTLETIEFHDLKSYKSVAFKDIPVHIFSEVMRDLDLVVSVAHVGGVDPEASHSSIEMRAVLLQESARLFKLNNVSVKGNHALIKGHYGEYSIHLGSAVVFQLPGNYLSILPVHSQHRGRLFLPFADDDPKSAELISKVLLLARDKEIQDPTVLRQIDTVSAN; encoded by the coding sequence ATGGATGTAAAAGGATTGTTGCAAGACAGGCTGAAGCCTGACTATATGAAAAACATGCTTGCCACGCTGACAAGCGTAGCTGATGGAACCACCTCCCATAACCTGTTAACGCAGCATGCTGCCACCGCCGGACTCGTGTTACTGAACGAGCATCCGGATTACAAGATAACTTCACGTGGCTATGGCCTGGAAGAAGTTTCGTACGGTGATAAACGTTATGAATTCCTGCTGAATTTTCTCGGCACCGAAGAATGGGATGCCGAAGAACCTAAGCAGCTGCTTTATTTTATATTTGGTGAAGCGTTAACCCCCGCCGTAATTTATGCCTGGAAGCAACTTCGCTACAGTAGCTACCAGCGTGGCTACTATCGTCGTTCTTTCAGGGCCCCGTCTAACAGGGAACTGTATTTTCCTAACCAGGTAAATTTCCTGATGAAGGCGGTTCCGCAGTGTTCTATTCAGGATTACCATGGTCTTTCCAAGATCTGTTGCTATGACCTCAGTATGGAAGAGCAGGTGCTGAAAAGTCATATGATGGGCGGCCAGAATATGGTCAGGATCTGGTCTGCAGCTATGGACCTGGGGGATGATAGTCTTTTCCAGACGATGGAAGATATCATTTTCAATAAATCGACAGAAGGAAAAGTTACTACACAAATTCTACATGCGCTGCTTATCAGCAATGAGGAACGCTGCTGGCAGCTCGTGGAAAAGCTGTTGCTGGCGGCTCAACGCCAGGAAGGCCTGCGGCAGACTATCGTGGAAGCACTGGATGAATGTAGTCTGGGCGCCATGAAATACATGATGAACGTTATCATCAAAGAAAAGCTGTTCCGCTTCTCTTCCGTGGTGCGTGCACTGGACGTTTGGGCCGGACTCGGATGGATGGCGGAAAAGGAAAGTACCGTTAAAACCTTCTTTGAGAAAGGATTTCAATACCTCACCAAACCGGAAACTATTGTGGACGGGGTGGCAGAAATTAATAATGGCGATGTCTGGATGGCTTTGTGGGCGCAGGGAATCCTGGATGTGCAGGAAACCTTGCCTTACCTGCAACGGCTGCTGGACAAAGGAACTTCAGAGAAAAAATGCCTGGCGCTCCGCTTTGCGGGAGAAACCAAACATTTTATGCTGAACATGCCGCTCTTCGAGGCGGCGCTGGATAGCAATGACATGGCTGTCCTGGGTTCCGCAGTGATGGGTATTCTGCATCTGCTTAATAGTCATAAAGCACACTATAACCAATATTATCCGCAGCTATTTGATAAACTCCGGGCTATTCTCGATCGCATCGATACCAAAGAAAAGAACTTTGAAGGAAAAGTATTCTCCTGGCTGCCGATCACCTATTCCCGCAAGTATGTACTGCAGTGTATGGCCAATATGATCGATGGCCGTCAGGACAGACTGGATATCATGATGTCATATTTCGATGAGATGGATATCGAGGTGCGTGAACAGCTGACCCGTGTGGTACTGCCAATACATAGCGATTATAACTGGAAAGAGAAAAAGAAAAAAGAAAATGCTGAAGTAACAGCCTTCCAGCGCGATTATGCTTACCGCATCCTCAAAGACCGTGGTGAATTTAACGTGAATGTAGCATTTCGTGTATTCGGGGATATGCAGCTGGAAGTAGCAGAAATGGAGCCTTTCGTGGATATTTTGAAGCGTAAGAGCGCTTCCAACAGGAGCCGTTCCATTGATCTTATCTTAAACCAGCAGGATGAAAAGGTGGCAACTGTTAATGAACAGTTGTTACAGGGAGATGCAGAACAGCGACTGGCGGGCCTCGACATCGCTTTGCAGCTGCGTAAGAAAGAAAGGCTTGCCAATAAGGTAAATGGCTGGGTCGCTGCGTTCCAGGAAAGAAAATCTATCTCCCAGAAAGAAGAAATTCTGCTGGAACAATTGACGACAGGGGATATATTGTCTATCTCTCCTGAAAACGGCTTCGGTATCTTCAACCCTGCTGTGCTGACATCTACGCCGCTGCCGGAAATTGACCCCGAAAACTATTTTGAACAACGTTCAAAAGTACATCCACATGGACTTTCTGTTAGTCCTGAAGTACTGCATAAAGCGCTGGAATCCCTTCATGAATTGTTTCAGGCCAACGGAAAATTTGAGTACGAAGCAGAACAATATGATGGCTCAAAACAGACGTTCCTGCTCGCAAACCACTTTACCAGTGGCAGGTATAATCATACTTTTGAATCTGTTGAAGAGCAGTTTAACAGCTATCCGCTGGCAGCAGTATGGAACGAATGGTACCAGCAGTCAGGTTTAAGTCCGGTAGACCTCTTTCTGATCGGCATTTCCAGCACAGAACAAGGTATTGTTAATTCCACCTGGACGGCCGTAAAAGAGCTGCTTCCCGGCAGAAATGTAATGATGCCGAAGGCCTTGCTGAACAAATACGCCTATCCATATATGAATCCTGTGGTAAAGGTGATCAATGTGCTGGCAATCAGGTATCCATTTGCAGAGAAAAATGATTACCTGCTGGGATTGGGTACCAGACTGTATCACAGCCTGACCCCGGAGATTTTAAATTATCAGAATAAGCGCGAATACTGGTCAAGTGCTTACCATGGCGACGGGTGGCAGACATTGCCCACATTGAACCTGCCATTGGAAAACCTGAGTATCGGAAGTCTTACAGTAGCGCAGGCAAAAGTAGCATGGCAACTGTTCCGCTGGCGACAATACAATGGTTTGCCACAGAATATCGTTCCATCTAAGCCACCATTAAGTATTTTCTGTCATGCCTATGAGCAGGGAATAATTTCAGATGATGAAATGTATGATGGTATTATAACGGTAGAGAATATACGTTTACTGTCCGACAAGCGGAAGAAATCGCGTCATAACCATAAAAAGAATGAAGGCATCATAGAACGTTTTGCGTTCCTGGAGCCAATGTACAACCGTATCCGTGAAACCTTCCTGGATGCGGAATTGAAGAGAGGTGACTCTGCTACGCCGGTAACCGTTTATGTACAGGCAATGTTTTACATTCCTGGTATGAACAGGTTCTTTCAACTGCTGGCAGGACTGGGCAAATCCAACCTGAACCGTGGTTACATCTATTCTTATGCTGATACGTTGATGAGTAAGGTACAGCTGTTCAGTACCCTGCTGAAACGTTGTTTCCCTGCTGAATCCGATACACAGGCCATTTTTGATGCCGGCATGAAAACCTTGCAGGCACCGGAACAGCGACTGATAGAAGCCTCCGTATATGCGCCACAGTGGCAGAAGTTTGTGAGCAGCAGCCTTCAATGGAAAGGGCTGGATGCGGCTATCTGGTGGATGCACGCACATACGAAAACCTCCGGTTACCAGGAACAGAACGCAGAAGCAGAAAGTGAAATCGCCCGTTATTCAGCAGTAGACCTGCAGGATTTTAAAGATGGGGCAGTAGATAAAGACTGGTTCATCAAGGCTTACAAGGAAATTGGGAAAGCCCGTTGGGCCATCGTTTACGATGCTGCAAAATATATCAGCGATGGTAATGCACATCGGAGAGCGAGGTTATATGCAGATGTTATTACCGGCGACCTGAAGATCAAAGAAGTTAGTGCTAAAGTTAAAGATAAAAGGGACCAGGATTACCTGCGTATCTATGGTCTGATACCATTGGCAAAAGCTAATCCTGCAAAGGATGTACTGGCGCGTTATGCTTACCTGCAACAGTTCCATAAGGAAACGAAACAGTGGGGCGCACAGAAACAGGCCAGCGAAAACCTCGCTTACCGCATCGCGATGGAAAACCTGGCACGTAATGCCGGATATGCTGATCCACAGCGACTTTCATGGGCAATGGAAACGAAACAGGTACAGGATATCCTGGCTGCCAACACACAGGTCAAATACGATGATACCCTGATCGGCCTCGTGATAGACGAAGAAGGTATGGCGGATGTAGTCGCATTTAAGGGAGATAAAAAACTCGCTAGCATTCCTCCGAAATATAAAAAAGATACGAAGGTCCTGGAATTGCAGGAGTACCGCAAAGTGCTGAGAGAACAGTTCCGTCGCTCCAAAAAAGCGCTGGAAGATGCGATGGTAAAGGCTGATGCCTTCCTGGGCGAAGAATTGAAGAACCTGTTCGGACATCCGGTTATTACTAAGCACCTGGAAAAACTGGTATTTATCACCGATCATGGTGCTGGTTTTTATAGTCAGGGTAAACTGACCGATCCGGCAGGAAAGGAATATGCGCTACAGGATAAAGATGAGGTGCGTATCGCGCATTGTTCAGACCTTCATCAGCTGGGCCAGTGGAGCGATTACCAGCATTATTGCTTTAAGCATCAGCTGCAGCAGCCTTTCAAACAGGTATTCAGAGAGCTTTATTTGCCGTTGGAAGAAGAGCTGAAAGAAGTCACTATTTCGAGGCGTTATGCAGGACACCAGGTACAGCCGGCACAAACAGTAGCATTGCTGAAGGGCAGAGGATGGAAAGTGGATTATGAAGAAGGCTTGCAGAAAGTATTTCATAAGAATGGTTTCGTAGCGAAGATCTATGCACAGGCGAACTGGTTTACTCCTGCTGAAGTAGAGAGTCCTACGCTGGAAACGATCGAGTTCCATGACCTGAAATCCTATAAGAGCGTTGCCTTCAAGGATATACCGGTACATATTTTCAGTGAGGTAATGCGTGATCTTGACCTGGTGGTGAGTGTAGCGCATGTAGGCGGTGTAGATCCGGAGGCCAGCCATTCTTCCATTGAAATGAGGGCTGTGTTATTACAGGAATCGGCCAGGCTGTTTAAGCTGAACAACGTTTCCGTGAAAGGTAACCATGCGCTGATTAAAGGCCACTACGGAGAGTATTCCATACATCTGGGCAGTGCGGTGGTGTTCCAGTTGCCAGGCAATTACCTGTCTATACTGCCGGTACATTCCCAGCACAGAGGCCGATTGTTCCTGCCATTTGCAGATGATGATCCGAAATCAGCCGAACTGATTTCCAAGGTGCTGTTACTGGCAAGAGATAAGGAAATACAGGATCCTACAGTATTACGACAGATTGATACTGTGTCTGCCAATTAA
- a CDS encoding fumarylacetoacetate hydrolase family protein, which translates to MKLLRYGNPGEEKTGVLINEAAYDTSALGEDYTNDFLGNGGLTRLASFLEKEKNKLRPIPADARIGVPLANPGKIVCVGLNYKDHIRETGFIPEAEPILFLKAMSALNGPYDGITIPKDSLETDWETELGIVIGKTGTNVELHQAMDFVAGYILHNDVSERAYMKKRGGTWDKGKGCNTFAPLGPYFVTKDEIPDPGNLRVWLKLNGEIMQHGNTADLICDVPHLTAYTSEFFGLFPGDIISTGSPAGSGIGHLPQRFLAPGDVIEYGIDGLGTARQVLYEYGKRK; encoded by the coding sequence ATGAAATTATTACGGTATGGTAATCCCGGAGAAGAAAAGACCGGAGTCCTGATTAACGAAGCAGCATATGATACATCAGCATTGGGGGAGGATTATACCAATGATTTCCTGGGTAATGGCGGACTAACACGTCTGGCATCTTTCCTGGAAAAAGAAAAGAACAAGCTGCGGCCGATTCCCGCCGATGCACGAATCGGAGTGCCGCTGGCCAATCCCGGAAAAATTGTCTGCGTAGGCCTGAACTATAAAGACCATATCCGCGAAACGGGTTTTATTCCTGAAGCCGAGCCGATACTCTTTCTGAAAGCCATGAGCGCATTGAATGGCCCTTATGATGGTATCACCATTCCTAAAGATAGCCTGGAAACGGACTGGGAAACGGAACTGGGCATCGTGATCGGGAAAACCGGTACCAATGTGGAGCTTCATCAGGCGATGGATTTTGTGGCCGGTTATATTTTACATAACGATGTGAGTGAACGTGCCTATATGAAGAAGCGGGGAGGTACCTGGGATAAAGGCAAAGGATGTAATACTTTTGCGCCGCTGGGGCCTTATTTTGTTACCAAAGATGAAATCCCGGACCCGGGAAACCTGCGCGTATGGCTGAAGTTGAACGGGGAAATCATGCAGCATGGCAATACTGCTGATCTGATTTGTGATGTGCCTCACCTGACAGCTTATACCAGTGAGTTTTTTGGATTATTCCCGGGAGATATTATCTCAACAGGATCTCCTGCGGGTAGTGGGATCGGGCATTTGCCACAACGGTTCCTGGCGCCCGGCGATGTGATAGAATACGGCATCGATGGCCTTGGTACTGCCCGGCAGGTGCTGTACGAATACGGAAAACGAAAATAA
- the mqo gene encoding malate dehydrogenase (quinone), with protein MQKESTHVDVLMIGAGIMSATLATLLRHLRPHASIHIYERLNRVAAESSDAWNNAGTGHSALCELNYTPELEDGTIDTSKAIHINEQFELTKQLWAYLADNGFIKDPSTFIRSVPHMSFVHGEKDVEYLRKRFEALQQYMLYQGMQYSEDPEQLKAWIPLVMEGRDMSEKAAATYIELGTDVNYGTLTRTLVKQLQEHPDFKLHLEHEVTDLKQLTDGKWQLRIKNQQSRNKINVTADFVFIGAGGGALELLQESGIPEARKFGGFPVGGEWLVCRNPDIVNRHHAKVYGQASVGAPPMSVPHLDTRIIDGQKAILFGPFASFSTKFLKEGSFWDLFESIKYWNILPMLKVGMQNFELEKYLVEQLSLSFDDRIEALKVFFPNADKKDWELRQAGQRVQVIYNDPEKGGELRFGTEVVTSKDATIAGLLGASPGASTAVPIMLNLLETCFPNELRGEWMEQLHEMIPSYGSPLEGNAALIYKIRTWTSKSLKLEWKQPELKKN; from the coding sequence ATGCAGAAGGAATCAACCCATGTAGATGTTTTGATGATTGGAGCGGGAATTATGAGTGCAACACTGGCCACCTTATTGCGCCACCTGAGGCCACATGCATCTATTCATATTTACGAGCGTCTAAATCGAGTAGCAGCCGAAAGCTCCGATGCATGGAATAATGCCGGCACCGGCCACAGCGCCTTGTGTGAACTGAACTATACCCCCGAGCTGGAAGATGGTACCATCGATACCAGCAAGGCGATCCACATTAACGAACAGTTCGAACTAACAAAACAGCTATGGGCTTACCTCGCTGATAATGGATTCATTAAAGACCCTTCCACTTTTATTCGCAGTGTGCCGCATATGAGCTTCGTACATGGCGAAAAGGACGTTGAATACCTGCGCAAACGGTTTGAAGCATTGCAGCAATATATGCTTTACCAGGGTATGCAATACTCCGAAGATCCTGAGCAGCTGAAAGCCTGGATACCCCTGGTCATGGAAGGCCGCGATATGAGCGAGAAAGCAGCAGCTACCTACATAGAACTCGGTACCGACGTTAATTACGGCACCCTCACGAGGACGCTGGTAAAACAATTACAGGAACACCCCGATTTCAAACTACACCTCGAGCATGAGGTGACAGACCTAAAGCAGCTGACAGACGGTAAATGGCAGCTACGCATTAAAAACCAGCAAAGCAGGAATAAAATTAATGTGACAGCCGATTTCGTGTTTATCGGCGCCGGCGGCGGTGCCCTTGAACTCCTCCAGGAGTCCGGCATCCCCGAAGCCAGGAAGTTCGGCGGCTTCCCTGTTGGCGGTGAATGGCTGGTATGCCGCAACCCCGACATCGTGAACCGCCACCATGCAAAAGTATACGGTCAGGCATCCGTAGGCGCCCCGCCCATGAGTGTTCCTCACCTCGATACCCGCATCATTGACGGACAGAAAGCGATACTTTTCGGGCCTTTTGCGTCTTTTTCCACAAAATTCCTAAAAGAAGGCTCCTTCTGGGACCTCTTCGAATCCATCAAATACTGGAATATCCTGCCTATGCTTAAAGTCGGTATGCAGAATTTTGAATTGGAAAAATACCTGGTAGAACAATTAAGTTTATCTTTCGACGATAGAATAGAAGCCCTGAAAGTATTCTTCCCGAATGCTGATAAAAAAGACTGGGAGTTACGTCAGGCCGGACAGAGGGTACAGGTCATCTATAACGATCCTGAAAAAGGCGGTGAGCTACGCTTTGGTACAGAGGTAGTCACCAGCAAAGACGCTACTATAGCCGGATTGCTGGGGGCTTCACCAGGAGCCAGCACCGCAGTGCCTATCATGCTTAACCTGCTGGAAACCTGCTTCCCGAACGAATTACGTGGCGAATGGATGGAGCAGCTGCATGAAATGATCCCGAGTTATGGCAGTCCGCTGGAAGGTAACGCAGCACTTATTTATAAAATCAGGACTTGGACCAGCAAATCATTAAAGCTGGAATGGAAACAGCCTGAACTTAAAAAGAACTAG